The Acidimicrobiia bacterium sequence GCACGTCATGCATACAAGTCGGGGAAATTCCTGCGGGTCGCTCGCGGTTCGAACATCCTGCACATCGGTAGTAAGCGGCTCTCTGCGATGCCCATGAAGGTTCCACAACTGCGAGCCCAGGATGATCTCGAAGAGATGTTGGTTCGCGTCGAAATCGCCTCCAGCAACGCCAGTCAGCGGCGGAGCGCTTTGGAATCAGCACGGCGCCGCATACTCAACGAAAACTTAGGTGAGAGCAGTGAGTAATTTCAGCGAAGCCAACACCGTGGAAGCATTCATCCGTGACCTGCTTTGCGGTGGCGTCACCCACCACACCGCTGTCGGTCCGGGCCTCGCCCATCGGCTCGGCCAGGTCTCAGGAGCCGGCTGGCACTACCTCTCGCCGCATGACTTGCCGCGCCAGCCCACCGAGATCCTCGTTGAGGGTCATCTCAGGGAGGCGCTGATTCGACTTAATCCCGAGGTCGCAGCAGAGCTAGACCGTGCCGACGATGTGCTCTACAAGTTGCGCGCCATCCTTATGGGGGTTCGCAGCGATGGGCTGGTCAAGGCCAACGAGGAGTTCGCAGCTTGGCTAACCGGCGAGCGGTCGATGCCTTTCGGCAAGAACGGCGAGCACGTCACCATTCGCCTCATCGACTTCGACGACCTCGAACAGAACCAGTACGTGGTCACCACCCAGTACACGGTGCGTGCCGGCGGAGCAGAGAAGCGCGCCGATCTTGTTCTGCTAGTGAACGGCATCCCGCTAGTCGTGATCGAGGCCAAGACGCCGGTGCGTTCGAGCGAGAGCTGGTTCGATGGAGCGATTCAGGTGCATGACGACTATGAGCGCAACGTGCCCGAGCTGTTCGTACCAAACGTGTTCTCGGTTGCGACTGAGGGCAAGGAGTTCCGTTACGGATCGATCGGACTGCCAGTCGATCTCTGGGGTCCATGGAGGATCGACGCCGACACCCGAGCGCCAAGTCTTCAGCAGATCGAACAGGCCGTATCCTCGCAGCTCGGTCCGCATGTCGTGCTCGACCTTCTCGCCAACTTCACGGCGTATGCGACGGACAGCAAGAAGCGCCGCATCAAGATCATCGCCCGCTATCAACAGTATGAGGGCGCCAACCTGATCGTCGAACGAGTCGTGGCGGGACAACCGAAGAAGGGCCTCATCTGGCATTTCCAGGGCTCGGGCAAGTCGCTGTTGATGCTCTTCGCCGCCCGCAAGCTGCGCCTGCACCCGGCTCTGAAGAATCCCACGGTGATGATCGTGGTCGACCGGATCGACCTCGACACACAGATCTCGAGCACCTTCTATGCCGCCGACACCCCGAACCTGGTGAAAGCCGAGACCCGCGCCGAACTGCAACGGCTACTCGAACAGGACGTCCGCAAGATCATCATCACGACGATCTTCAAGTTCGGTGAAGCCGACGGAGTGGTGAACGACCGCAGCAATATCATCGCTCTGGTCGACGAGGCTCACCGCACGCAGGAGGGCGACCTCGGCCGCAAGATGCGTCAGGCGTTGCCCAACGCCTTCCTTTTCGGCCTCACCGGCACGCCCATCAACCGCGCAGACCGCAACACCTTCTACGCCTTCGGGGCCGAGGGCGACGAGCACGGATACATGAGCCGCTACGGGTTCGAGGAGTCGATCCGAGACGGGGCCACCATGCCCCTCCACTTCGAGCCACGGCTGGTGGAGCTCCACATCGACAAAGACGCCATCGACGAAGCGTTCAAGGAGCTCACTGGTGGCCTGAGCGACCTCGACCGCGAGCAGCTCGCCAGGACCGCCGCACAGATGGCGGTACTCGTGAAGGCGCCCGACCGGGTGCAGAGGATCTGTGCCGATATCGCCAAGCACTACCAGGACAAAGTCGAGCCGAACGGCTTCGGCGCCCAGGTCGTGACCTTTGATCGCGAAGCGTGCATGCTTTACAAGAGAGCCCTAGACGAGTATCTACCGTCCGAGGTCTCCGACGTCGTCATGACCGTGAACAGCGGCGAAGACGACTATGCGCCGTGGCGTCGGGGTCGTGACGACGAGGAGAAGCTACTCGACCGCTTCCGCGACCCAGCAGACCCGCTGAAGATACTCATCGTCACCTCGAAGCTCCTCACCGGCTTCGACGCCCCGATCCTGCACGCCATGTACCTCGACAAGCCACTTCGCGACCACACTCTGCTACAGGCGATCTGCCGAACCAACCGACCCCATGGGAAGGCCAAGACCCACGGGCTTATCGTCGACTACCTCGGCGTCTTCGACGACGTCGCCCAGGCGATCCAGTTCGACGAGGAAGGCATCACCCGGGTCGTCACCAATATCAACGAACTGGTCGCACAATTGCCTGGGGCCATCACGAGGTGTCTCTACCGCTTCGCCGGCGTTGATCGCATGGTTGCGGGTTACGAAGGTCTTATTGCTGCCCAAGATTGCCTTCCCGACAACGAGACCCGCGACAGATTCGCGGAGGACTTCAGCTACCTGAGCCGGCTATGGGAGGCCATCTCGCCCGACCCGATCCTGGGCAGCTATGAGACCGACTACCGGTGGCTGACCCAGGTCTACGAGTCGGTGAAACCCTCCACCGGCACCGGCAAGCTGCTCTGGCACGCACTTGGTCCCAAGACGATCGAGCTCATCCACGAGCACTTGCAGGTCGATGCGGTGCGCGACGACCTCGACACCCTGGTATTGGACGCCGATCTCCTGGAAGCTGTGCTCGGGACGCCAGACCCGAATAGGAAAGCCAAGGAGATCGAGATCAAAGTCGCACGTCGGCTCCGCAAGCATCTGCATGATCCGCGTTTCAAGGAACTCGGCCAACGGCTCGAAGACCTGAAGCTGAAACACGAACAGGGAGTCCTGTTGAGTGTTGAGTTCCTGAAGGAGTTGCTCAACCTGGCCCGCGACGTCGTACAAGCTGAACGAACCGCCGAACCGATCGCCGAGGAGGACCTGGGTAAGGCGGCCCTGACCGAACTGTTCGAAGAAGCGAAGAACGAGAAGACCCCAATCATGGTCGAGCGGGTCGTCAACGACATAGACGAGATCGTTCGGGTCGTCCGGTTCGACGGATGGCAAAACACCCACGCCGGCGAACGCCAGGTCAAGCTGGCGCTCCGCAAGACCCTGTTCAAGTACAAGCTCCACCAGGACCAGGAGTTGTTTGACCGCGCCTACGGCTACATCAGGCAGTATTACTGATGCCTCCCTTCTCTCCTGGCAAGCGTGTGATCGTCCTCGGCGCCGGTGCTAGCCGCGGCGCCAGCACCAGCGAGGGGAAGCTGTGCCAGCCACCTCTGAACGCTGACTTCTTCACTCAGCTGCAGCGAATCGCCACCTCGAAGCATGAAGACAAGGTTGCCGCGATCGTTAAAGACATCGTGGGCCTGTTCGGACCAAATTTCAGTCTGACGATGGAGGAGTACTTCACACAGCTCGAATCCATGGCTCTCATGTCCCGGATGGCGGCATCCAAGGACCGCAACTTCTCTCCGGCCGAGATCCGGGAGAAACGAACCAGGTTGATGGCTGCGCTGGCTGCTGTCCTCGAGGTGTCGACAGATGTTTCGAAGAAGGCAAGCGCCGTGTGCGATCACCATGCGGCAATCGTCAATCGCTTGCAGCCACAGGACACCATCATCAGCTTCAATTACGACTGCGTCGCAGATCATGCTCTCCGCCGCGGCGGAAACGGCAAGTGGTCAGCCAAGTACGGGTATGGGTTCTCCAAACCGGGCCGGATCGTTGGCCATGACAACTGGGACGCCGCTGATCCGCCGAAGAAAGTCCAAGGGACGATCAACTTGCTCAAGCTCCACGGCTCTCTGAATTGGCAGCTACCCCCCGCCAACGATGCGGAGACGGGCCCCATACGGCTCAAACAGCGCCTGTACGAGCAGAACGGGATTCCGAAGTTCACGATCATCCCGCCGGAGTTCATCAAGCAGATCGACGCTGACCCGAACTTCGAAGCACTATGGAGAAACGCAGAGCGGGCTATTCGAGGTGCCGAGGTAATCGCCCTCGTCGGGTTCTCCTTCACACCCACAGATCTTCACGTCGAATCGCTTTTCCGGATCGCCCTCGCGAAGAGCCCTCTCAAGACGCTCGTGATCGCGAATCCGTCACCGACTGACAGACGCCGGATCCGGTCCGTATTCGCTCGACCGCTCGAACGGGGCTGTGTCGTGCGCCAGTACGACTACCTCAGTGACTTCGCGAAATACGTCGCCACCAACCCATTCTGAATGCCAGATCGATCCATGCAGCTGGGTCCCGAAGCGAGACGACAGAAAGTAGATATCGCTGGAATCCGAACTGCCACCGCGCACCCGCTGGATCCAGATATGGTCGAGTCGCACCTGCTGCCGGAAAAAGAGGGCGATCAGCTCTTCGCCCACGCTTGGCACGATGGCCTCTCCTCGCTGCCGATCGGCAGTCGTCGAGGACGGCTCGCCGGCACCACCGGCCACATTGCCGAGTCAATCGTAGAAACCGTCCTCGTGGATATCGGCTACACACCGCTCTGGCATTTCGCTGCCGGCGGGCACGGGGTGGATTTGGTCCTGATCACACCGCAATTCGACGCAGTTCTTGCCATCGAGGTCAAGGGGACACTGAGGCCCGGCCGATTGCCGAGCCTGCGCCGAGCCGACCTTGATCAGATGACACCCGAATGGTTGGAGAAGTCAGACAATCCCGGCATGAAGGAGTGGAATCTCACCGCTGAAGATGTCTTCGGCGCGGTGTTCCTCGTCAACTTCGCGGACCGCCTGATCAAGGCGGGCGTCACCAGTGACTTCAGAACAGTACTCCCTGTCGATCGGTTGGACGATCTCGCCGACCTGAGTTGGCTGGACGCCTGACAAGGACTCGGAGCGAGGCGGTTTCTACCGCAGCAGTCGCCCGATTCGTTGCTCGGCATAGGGATGCGAACGGCCACGCCTGAATGGGGTGGCACCGTCGAGGGGCCGTTCGTACACGTCGAGATACTCGATCAGCTCGAAGGCATAGCCGAGCTTCTTGGCGTACCGGTCGGCGCTGAGCTCGCCGTGGCGGAGGTAGGCCGCCCAGAGTGACCGCATGATCGGCAACTCCCACGAGCCGCCGCCCGAGAAGATCCGCACAATCCGTGCGGCGATGAACTGGCCCTCCATCTCCAGGTACACGCGAAGTGCTCTCAAACCCAGGAATTCGAGGCGGACCAGTGCGAGGAGTATGTCACCGGTGAGGGTGGCGATGTGACCGCACTCGTGGGCCAGGGCAGCCTCCATTGACGGATGGCCGATCATCCCGCTGTGAACGTAGATGGTCCGTCCAAGCGTCTGTGCGTTTGGCACGGGGTCGTCGATCACGAACCATGCCATTGGAGTCGTGGCGCCTCGCTTCTTCAGGCCCTCCAGCACCGGCTTGACGATCGCTTTCTCCCGAGGGCTCGGCCTCCGGGCACCCAGCTCCCAGTACAGCCCCCAGCCACCTGGCACGCCTACGAGGAACGTCGCCCACGACAGCGCCAGGGGCAACAGCCCTGCCGTGGTTGCCACGGCAAGTGCGATCTCCTCCGGCGCACCAAGAGCGCGGGCAATCCCGTATCCGGCGAGACCGCGGGCGAGCACGTTGAGCTGCTCCAGCATGAGGCAGAGAAAGAAGAGCGGCGCTGCGATCATCGTGTCCTCCTCGCCTCGATTGTCGAGATCTCTCTATCCAATCGCAGAGGTGTGACAGAAACGCGAGCCGCCCGGCCTTGGGAGATGACGAAACACTCCCCTACCTCGAGCTGACGAACCTTGTCCGGGTGCACTCGGAAGGCGTCCTGCTGGCGAAGGCTACCCAGCCCCGTAGGTCCACCCTCGGTCGAAACCTGGATGGTGCGCTCGATGCTCGGCCGCGTACCGGCTCGCCCCGCCAGACGCTCCGGATCGGCGCTCTGGTGACAGATGAGCCCCGCCGCGGCGTCGAGGATCCGGTCTGCACCTGCGCCCAGCCCGGCGTAGGACTGGCTCGACACAATCACCGCCGCCCCAAGGCTCCGCACCCGCTCGAACAGGTTTGCGGCGTCGGCGTCCATCGACAGCGCCGAGAACTCGTCCACGATCAGCAGCACCCGGCGGTCGATCGGCTTGCGTCGGGCGACGTAGTGGGCGAAGTCCTCAACCAGGAACCGGCCCAGACCGGCGGCCTCCTCCTTGAGGGCGAGTCCGTCAAGCAGCACGTAGGCAGCATCGGCGTCTTCGAACGCCCACCTCCCGTCGAGCTTCCCTTCGAGCACCTCGAAGAACCCCCGATACCGTGCCACAGCGCCCTGCGCCTCCTTGCCTTGGCCCCGTGCCTGCAGTCGGTCGATCAGATCAACAGCCGAGCGAGGTGGGCCGATCGGGTGTTTCACCGCTTCGGCCAGCAAGAGCTTGGTGACTGCGCGGTAGTAGGGCTCAGAGAAGTCCTCGACCGCCATCAGTCGGTTGAGCAGGGCAAGGGGTTCGCCCCGCCAGCCGTCGTACGGCTCGTCCGGGAACACCTTCAGCCGTTGCACGCCGGCCTGCCCCATTGCCCCAACGAATCGGTGAACGTTCGACGGGTCTCCCTTGGCGTCGATGTAGAGGATCTGCCAACCGAGATTTGCCGCCGCACCGTAGGCGAGGCGCAGCAGTGTCTCGGTCTTGCCGGAGCCGGTTCCACCCACGACGACGAGGTGTCGGCCGAGCACCGTCGCCGGATAGAAGACCGTCCCGTTGTGGATCCAGTCGATGAGG is a genomic window containing:
- a CDS encoding DUF853 family protein, which encodes MRLLRPRSTARAAPASILLGEAQGGDLIDWIHNGTVFYPATVLGRHLVVVGGTGSGKTETLLRLAYGAAANLGWQILYIDAKGDPSNVHRFVGAMGQAGVQRLKVFPDEPYDGWRGEPLALLNRLMAVEDFSEPYYRAVTKLLLAEAVKHPIGPPRSAVDLIDRLQARGQGKEAQGAVARYRGFFEVLEGKLDGRWAFEDADAAYVLLDGLALKEEAAGLGRFLVEDFAHYVARRKPIDRRVLLIVDEFSALSMDADAANLFERVRSLGAAVIVSSQSYAGLGAGADRILDAAAGLICHQSADPERLAGRAGTRPSIERTIQVSTEGGPTGLGSLRQQDAFRVHPDKVRQLEVGECFVISQGRAARVSVTPLRLDREISTIEARRTR
- a CDS encoding M48 family metalloprotease; this translates as MIAAPLFFLCLMLEQLNVLARGLAGYGIARALGAPEEIALAVATTAGLLPLALSWATFLVGVPGGWGLYWELGARRPSPREKAIVKPVLEGLKKRGATTPMAWFVIDDPVPNAQTLGRTIYVHSGMIGHPSMEAALAHECGHIATLTGDILLALVRLEFLGLRALRVYLEMEGQFIAARIVRIFSGGGSWELPIMRSLWAAYLRHGELSADRYAKKLGYAFELIEYLDVYERPLDGATPFRRGRSHPYAEQRIGRLLR
- a CDS encoding type I restriction endonuclease subunit R — encoded protein: MSNFSEANTVEAFIRDLLCGGVTHHTAVGPGLAHRLGQVSGAGWHYLSPHDLPRQPTEILVEGHLREALIRLNPEVAAELDRADDVLYKLRAILMGVRSDGLVKANEEFAAWLTGERSMPFGKNGEHVTIRLIDFDDLEQNQYVVTTQYTVRAGGAEKRADLVLLVNGIPLVVIEAKTPVRSSESWFDGAIQVHDDYERNVPELFVPNVFSVATEGKEFRYGSIGLPVDLWGPWRIDADTRAPSLQQIEQAVSSQLGPHVVLDLLANFTAYATDSKKRRIKIIARYQQYEGANLIVERVVAGQPKKGLIWHFQGSGKSLLMLFAARKLRLHPALKNPTVMIVVDRIDLDTQISSTFYAADTPNLVKAETRAELQRLLEQDVRKIIITTIFKFGEADGVVNDRSNIIALVDEAHRTQEGDLGRKMRQALPNAFLFGLTGTPINRADRNTFYAFGAEGDEHGYMSRYGFEESIRDGATMPLHFEPRLVELHIDKDAIDEAFKELTGGLSDLDREQLARTAAQMAVLVKAPDRVQRICADIAKHYQDKVEPNGFGAQVVTFDREACMLYKRALDEYLPSEVSDVVMTVNSGEDDYAPWRRGRDDEEKLLDRFRDPADPLKILIVTSKLLTGFDAPILHAMYLDKPLRDHTLLQAICRTNRPHGKAKTHGLIVDYLGVFDDVAQAIQFDEEGITRVVTNINELVAQLPGAITRCLYRFAGVDRMVAGYEGLIAAQDCLPDNETRDRFAEDFSYLSRLWEAISPDPILGSYETDYRWLTQVYESVKPSTGTGKLLWHALGPKTIELIHEHLQVDAVRDDLDTLVLDADLLEAVLGTPDPNRKAKEIEIKVARRLRKHLHDPRFKELGQRLEDLKLKHEQGVLLSVEFLKELLNLARDVVQAERTAEPIAEEDLGKAALTELFEEAKNEKTPIMVERVVNDIDEIVRVVRFDGWQNTHAGERQVKLALRKTLFKYKLHQDQELFDRAYGYIRQYY